The genomic window AATATCCAACATATCCATGAAGCGGTGTATATTTCGGGAGTAGATTTTGATATGGAATATGTGATGTTTCTATATTGTTTAGACTTTTAGAAAAACGATGCTAACATCGGCCATCCGGATATAGCGTCATgatgaaaaataatttcatacATTCGTGTTGACAGGCTAATACTACATTAAATGGACTATTTAGACCACTCAGTTACAGTGGCATCTTTTCATACAAAAGTAAATTAAAACCACAATGTTTATGTGTTGTGCATGTGATCAGGTATCGCCATTCTTTTTCTAAACGGCACATCTGTAAATTAAATTGTAGAACGATGAAGATGATTTGTGTTAAATATATTTCACATCAGAATTTGGATCAAGCAactctttttttgttatataaaaaaataactggCAGGAATAATAAGTTAgttaaaatcaattgaaaaagatGAATATCAATCTGATATTTCTGTAAAATAAGTCATATGTTATCCTCAAATTTCGAGCTTAGTTTTGGTTtatgataatttgaaaatttaaagagcATTTTTTTCACCCATTCattataaaaagttgaaaaggatCTTAAGGTTAAAATACTTTAACCTCTTATAAAATAGTGTTATTGTTACCGGAAGAAAAGTGACATTAGGAACTTTTACTATAATTCTAAAAGTGCTTTATATAAAATCTAATTTAgattgaatatttattattttaaatgtttctttattcttaaatatatttttttagcgATAATCGCTTTGCGAATTACAGTAAAGTCTCGAACGTCATTTTCCTTCTGATAATATTATTTttagaaatgacatgttatacaatttgtaaaaagttatTATAAATTGTACAAAGGTGATGTGAAGAATTCATCAGcatgtttaaattataaaaattacatCATTTTGACTGCTGAGAGTACATTTAGTTGTTCAAGGTAAGTTTGTTAGAACTaacttttataaaacaaaaaattaaaacatcactATGATGTTTGTCGAACGTGCTTAATGTAggtaaaatacaaatatgaaaactgCACGTTATTAATGCAATGTGTCCGAAGTGCTTTTCTTGATTTAACCTCATCAGAAACACCCAAggcgaatatttgaaagccaaggatttaTAAGTATCAGAATctattgttgaatgttgaaaacgtttcatatattttatggatataaaacaaaagtttaattttaatcACTGATGCACAATTTTACGTACCCTGCAGTTATCTTCGGTTTTTCCCTTGCTTTGAGACATTTCACCTTAATGGCCTTCTAGACTTTGGTCTAGAGCTTATATGGAGACGGTTATTAATAAGGATTTAGTATTCCGCATTACTTTAAAAGTATCACATGTGCTTTCTTAATACAATCTTTTAATTCACCGACGAGTCATCTTAATCTCATCTGCTATCATAGTggtaaataaaacaacataaacaatatatatatagatttgatataaagttTACAAAACACAGGTAGTGATATGTTTGTAAAAACAAGGACATAACATGAGCTTTTAAATAAATTGTACATCATGTATTATATGTACTGATGTAtatgtaaaagttttaaaatttaaacccTAGCACTGCAGATTTAAAATACTTCTTGCTTCAAAGTTGAACTTATACTTGACCCTTGTACAGTATAGAGGTCTATTATATATCTTTCTTACCCTCATTTTGCTCTCTTAGATTTTATCGGTTTTATTGTTGTATGTTATAAGTGTTTGTCCTTTATAAAGACAAAAATGTAATAGTTGTTTTAACAGAAAAAtctataaattgatattttaataatagTCATTTACGTCATTGAGTACtaaattttcattcataaaacaTGCTGAGTGCAACCCAAAAAAAATACCCAAAAAGCTATTCAGTGATATACATACAGTCTAAATTAATAGACAAGGGTTCCTACAGCAAATGTCTAGGAACATCGTTTTCTCCTTGTCTACTTATGTTGACTTTTATCAACCAGAATTTTGGAAAGTTTAGCTTTCTTCAAAACCAGATTTTGTCCACATCTTTCTTCGGCAATACCTGTTCAAAAGCAGAAACCAATATATGAATACAGTCAAAATAGAGAAAGTCTACACTTGAGCAAGTAACGTATACAAAACTCTATACATAATTATGAATGAAGGGATTATAACTGACACACATATACATCACCAATGCCAGATTGAATTTAACTGAGGTCAAATgagattaaaactttaaatagaAACTCATCTCATGTCATTCAGTATTTACGATCAAACAAGATGTTCATATTGACTTAAAATAGCCAAATTAGTACATAGGAAATCCACACACGGTAAGTTTTTTAAcaagttatatttataaatggtGCTTTACATTGACACATTTTGGCAGACAGAAGTCCATCTGGTAACAATagaaagaaacatttattttttaaaaaacatataaagttgTTTACCTGTTTCTAAACCAATGGAACTCCTTTCACGGTCAAGTGTGAATTTATCACTGAAATAATGTTGTGTAATACATTTTTAACTGTCGCATTAAACAGACAAAAACTCAGTGAAAATTGCCTGTTCGTTAACCTTGTACAAttaaaaatttgtgtttaataCTTGTCATTGACTTAATGATTTAAATGAAACGTTTTATTCCTTTTGATACCTCTTATCGAGTTTGTATATCAGTGTACATGTGgctatatttttcaattattgaATTTGGGTTCTTAATTCTCTTTTACTCCGTACTAATTTTGGCTTTATTCTTGGACGAGATCGTCATTaatgagccttttgtagacggATTGCACGTTTGGTGCAAAAAAACTAAAAATCTGTTATTTTGAAggttatatttacatttataaaagaaacTTAAAAAACAATCCATCACTTGATTAAGAATGATACTACTCTTAATGTGTCTACTGATATCTTTTATAGACATCTATCTATTGCTGGAGTCTGTATGTTGCATTCTAGATGGGTTTTGGTCATTTTTGTCGTTGAGTCGCAGTCTGCATGACGTCAATTCTTCAtttccatttatattttttctcataCTATTTTCTATTTCAATTACAGATGATACTCCTCCATTTCTTCAAGATAATTGGTTGCATTCTACATATGGTTGTTCTGTCGATTAATGTTCTGCTATCTATGTGTGTTCTGTCTATCAAAGAATCAATTGCAGCAAGGTTTAGAAAAATACACGAAGGAACTACACTGACTGACGAAGATTGTATGAACTCTATTTATACACTAGCCTTCTTCAAACAAGTATGGAAGGCGATGTATTTAGATGTTTTCAAAACTGCTAAATTACATGGCAAACCTCCAAACGTAGAAGTGATTAGGATAGACGATTTGGTAAAAACGAGGCTTTCAGACTTTCAACGGAAAGGAAGACCACTGATATTAAATTTCGGCAGTTGTACGTGACCACCGTTTATGGTGAAGCTCGAGCACTTCAATGAAGTAATAGCTCGCTTTTCTGATATCGCTGATTTTCTAATTATCTACATTGAGGAGGCACATCCATCTGATGGttggaaatttggaaataatatagaaataagtTATCATAGAAACTTACAAGAACGCATTGTAGCAGCCAAGCGACTACAATCTTTTGGACCAAAATGTTCAATTGTTGTGGATAACATGCAAGACGAAGCTAATTTGCAGTACGGAGCGCTGTATGAacgtttatatattgttttaaatgacGTCATTGCATTAGCAGGTGAAAGAGGACCAGTAGGGTATCGTGTAGAGGAAATTGAGCAGTGGTTAGAGAATTATCGTGGTTAGACATGTATTTGTGTATGAAGTAACTAGTCAACCAATATAAAAGTAGTTCCTA from Mytilus galloprovincialis chromosome 5, xbMytGall1.hap1.1, whole genome shotgun sequence includes these protein-coding regions:
- the LOC143074363 gene encoding thyroxine 5-deiodinase-like produces the protein MVVLSINVLLSMCVLSIKESIAARFRKIHEGTTLTDEDCMNSIYTLAFFKQVWKAMYLDVFKTAKLHGKPPNVEVIRIDDLVKTRLSDFQRKGRPLILNFGSCTUPPFMVKLEHFNEVIARFSDIADFLIIYIEEAHPSDGWKFGNNIEISYHRNLQERIVAAKRLQSFGPKCSIVVDNMQDEANLQYGALYERLYIVLNDVIALAGERGPVGYRVEEIEQWLENYRG